In Chryseobacterium salivictor, the DNA window AAAACACGGTATCCCATTAATTGTCGATAATACTTTTGGTGCTGGCGGTTATCTTTTTCAGCCCCTGAAGCATGGTGCGAATATCGTGGTAGAATCTGCTACCAAATGGATTGGTGGGCACGGAACTTCTATAGGCGGAATCATTATTGATGGTGGAAATTTCGATTGGGGTAACGGAAAATTTCCGCAATTATCCGAACCTTCTGAAAGTTATCACGGCTTGGTATTTTCAGATGTTTTTGGGGTAGATTCTCAGTTTGGAAATATCGCATTCATCATTAAAGCCAGAGTTGAAGGTATGCGTGATTTCGGCCCTGTGATTTCTCCTTTCAATTCTTTTCTTTTGTTGCAGGGTTTAGAAACATTGTCGCTTCGCTTAGAAAGAACGGTGAGCAATGCGCAAACCATCGCTGACTATTTGGAAGATCATCCTAAAGTAGAAAAGGTACTATATCCGGGATTATCGAGTTTTCCGGATCATGAAAATGCCAAAAAATATTTAAAAAAAGGTTTTGGCGGCGTGCTTAGTTTTGATATTAAAGGAGGAAAAGAATCCGCTGTGAAATTCATTAATCATTTATCCCTGATCAGTCACGTTGCGAATGTTGGAGATTCGAAAACTTTGATTATCAATCCGTCATCAACGACTCACGAACAACTTTCTGAAGCCGAACAAGAAAAAGCAGGCATTCGCCCAGGTCAAATAAGATTGAGTGTGGGAATCGAACATATTGACGATATTATCGCTGATTTGGAATC includes these proteins:
- a CDS encoding O-acetylhomoserine aminocarboxypropyltransferase/cysteine synthase family protein, which encodes MSNLKFETLQVHAGQTVDPTTNSRAVPLYQTACYTFNDADHAANLFGLKEFGNIYTRLMNPTTDVFEKRMAALHGGIAALATSSGHAAQFLALTNILQNGDNFVSSPYLYGGSYNQFKVSFKKLGIETRFADNNDPENFDRLIDENTKAIYLETIGNPSLNIPDFEAIAEVAKKHGIPLIVDNTFGAGGYLFQPLKHGANIVVESATKWIGGHGTSIGGIIIDGGNFDWGNGKFPQLSEPSESYHGLVFSDVFGVDSQFGNIAFIIKARVEGMRDFGPVISPFNSFLLLQGLETLSLRLERTVSNAQTIADYLEDHPKVEKVLYPGLSSFPDHENAKKYLKKGFGGVLSFDIKGGKESAVKFINHLSLISHVANVGDSKTLIINPSSTTHEQLSEAEQEKAGIRPGQIRLSVGIEHIDDIIADLESGFSII